One Roseburia rectibacter DNA window includes the following coding sequences:
- a CDS encoding hydantoinase/oxoprolinase family protein, protein MDNRKVRIGIDVGGTFTDAVVVDNETYEVIAKEKVPTTHHAERGVAQGIIEAINTVLTKNGISPDNVIFIAHGTTQATNALLEGDVARVGIVGMGSGMEAERSRKETTVGNIELAPGKYLYTEHEFIDAASLTDEAVKEAIDALKLKNVEVIVASESYSVDNPENEQKVIGLAVKEGLVATGGHEISQLYGLQARTRTAAVNAALIPKMMETANMTENAVKDSGIKKPLMIMRCDGGVMSIDEVRKRPILTMLSGLAAGVAGALMYEKLTDGIFLEAGGTSTDISAIKDGKVMIKNAQIGGRKLYLTSLDVRTLGIAGGSMIVVRGGKIADVGPRSAHIAEKEYEVFTDTDKMKNPKIELIAPREDDTSDYAVVACANGESYALTLAGAANILGYVPADDYAAGNVESAKIAWGALASMTGSTVEELCRQAMDIAMTKVGEIVKQLIADYNLNPNLICLVGGGGSASVVVPYLGEKMGIRHKIAENAPYISTIGVSLALVREQMERNVANPTDEDIRKIRHDIMEVITRAGADAATVDISIEIDSQKNILRAIATGATELRTKDRNAKTISEEEQKQILADAEKTTTDMVERAAAAGRWHAYYVNVAKGGFLGLFKSKKKLVRMIDEEGVIRLQKNIAKIGVFHKDQIGTDFMEFVDSMTQYTDAGATLPKTYLFFGQKMSDLSGVLNKEQLLGLAEMELEFVEDDQEIIAVAAKD, encoded by the coding sequence ATGGATAACAGAAAGGTAAGGATCGGAATCGATGTCGGAGGAACATTTACGGATGCCGTAGTCGTAGATAATGAGACCTATGAGGTCATTGCAAAAGAAAAAGTGCCGACGACACATCATGCCGAGCGCGGTGTGGCGCAGGGAATCATTGAGGCGATCAATACGGTACTCACAAAAAATGGAATTTCTCCGGATAATGTTATATTTATCGCACATGGAACCACACAGGCAACCAATGCCCTGTTAGAGGGAGATGTGGCACGTGTTGGTATTGTTGGCATGGGAAGTGGTATGGAGGCAGAACGTTCCCGCAAGGAGACGACAGTCGGAAATATCGAGCTGGCACCGGGAAAATATTTATATACAGAGCATGAATTTATAGATGCAGCCTCACTTACCGATGAGGCTGTAAAAGAGGCAATCGATGCACTGAAACTGAAAAATGTGGAGGTGATCGTGGCTTCGGAGAGTTACTCTGTTGATAATCCGGAAAATGAGCAGAAAGTTATTGGCCTGGCGGTAAAAGAAGGACTGGTCGCTACAGGTGGACATGAGATCTCCCAGCTTTACGGACTGCAGGCGAGGACGAGGACAGCAGCAGTCAATGCGGCATTGATCCCCAAAATGATGGAGACTGCCAACATGACGGAAAATGCGGTAAAAGATTCCGGTATTAAAAAACCGCTGATGATCATGCGCTGTGATGGCGGCGTCATGAGTATCGATGAGGTGCGGAAGAGACCGATTCTTACGATGCTATCCGGCCTGGCAGCAGGTGTGGCAGGAGCACTGATGTATGAAAAACTGACAGATGGCATTTTCCTTGAGGCAGGTGGAACATCGACCGATATTTCAGCGATCAAAGATGGCAAGGTTATGATCAAAAATGCACAGATCGGGGGAAGAAAGTTATATCTGACTTCTTTGGATGTGCGTACACTTGGAATTGCCGGAGGCAGTATGATCGTGGTGCGTGGAGGTAAGATCGCAGATGTCGGACCAAGATCCGCACATATCGCAGAGAAAGAGTATGAGGTCTTTACTGACACCGATAAGATGAAGAATCCAAAGATAGAGCTGATCGCACCGCGCGAGGACGATACATCGGATTATGCGGTTGTTGCCTGTGCAAATGGCGAGAGCTATGCGCTTACACTGGCAGGTGCCGCAAATATTCTGGGTTATGTGCCGGCGGATGACTATGCTGCCGGAAATGTGGAATCAGCGAAGATCGCATGGGGGGCATTGGCATCTATGACGGGGAGCACGGTGGAAGAACTGTGCCGTCAGGCAATGGATATTGCGATGACGAAAGTTGGCGAGATTGTAAAACAACTGATTGCAGATTATAATCTGAATCCGAACCTGATCTGTCTGGTCGGTGGTGGTGGTTCGGCGTCGGTTGTCGTACCATATTTGGGAGAAAAAATGGGAATCCGGCATAAGATTGCGGAAAATGCACCGTACATTTCTACGATCGGTGTCTCTCTGGCACTTGTGCGTGAGCAGATGGAGCGAAATGTTGCAAACCCTACGGATGAGGATATCCGTAAAATCCGCCATGATATTATGGAAGTGATCACCAGGGCAGGCGCAGATGCAGCAACGGTTGATATTTCGATTGAAATCGACAGCCAGAAAAATATTTTAAGAGCGATCGCAACAGGAGCGACAGAGCTGCGTACCAAGGACCGCAATGCAAAGACCATCTCGGAGGAAGAACAGAAGCAGATTTTAGCGGATGCCGAGAAGACAACGACAGATATGGTTGAGCGGGCAGCAGCGGCAGGAAGATGGCATGCGTACTATGTAAATGTGGCAAAAGGCGGCTTTCTAGGATTATTTAAATCAAAGAAAAAACTGGTGCGCATGATCGATGAGGAAGGCGTTATACGTCTTCAGAAAAATATTGCAAAAATTGGAGTATTTCACAAAGATCAGATTGGAACAGATTTCATGGAATTTGTGGACAGTATGACACAGTATACGGACGCTGGTGCGACATTGCCGAAAACGTACTTATTTTTTGGTCAGAAAATGAGTGATTTAAGTGGTGTCTTAAACAAAGAGCAGCTGCTCGGTCTAGCTGAGATGGAACTGGAATTTGTTGAGGATGATCAGGAAATTATTGCAGTCGCTGCAAAGGATTGA
- the nagB gene encoding glucosamine-6-phosphate deaminase encodes MNIYKEKDYAAVSRRAANIISAQIIQKPDSVLGLATGSSPIGTYDQLIEWYQKGDLDFSKVSTINLDEYLGLAANDPNSYHYFMNKHLFSKVNINAEKVHLPDGTALDIETECNTYDSMIGSLGGIDLQLLGLGHNGHIGFNEPSDSYTAGTHLVHLSQNTIEANARLFSSINDVPRKAITMGIRSIMFAKRILLVVSGADKADALYKTIYGPITPQVPASILQLHPNVSIVADEAALR; translated from the coding sequence ATGAACATTTATAAGGAAAAAGACTATGCCGCCGTAAGCCGCCGAGCTGCAAATATCATTTCCGCACAGATCATCCAGAAACCAGACAGCGTCCTTGGGCTGGCAACCGGTTCTTCACCGATTGGTACTTATGATCAGCTCATTGAATGGTATCAAAAGGGGGATCTTGACTTTTCAAAAGTATCAACCATAAATCTTGACGAATATTTAGGACTTGCTGCCAACGATCCGAACAGTTACCACTATTTTATGAATAAACATCTGTTCTCTAAAGTCAACATTAATGCAGAAAAGGTTCATCTGCCAGATGGAACCGCTTTGGATATCGAGACTGAATGTAACACTTATGATTCCATGATAGGATCTTTAGGCGGCATTGACTTACAGCTTCTTGGGCTCGGTCATAATGGACACATCGGTTTTAACGAGCCGTCCGATTCCTATACCGCAGGCACACATCTCGTTCACTTATCCCAAAACACCATTGAGGCAAATGCAAGATTATTTTCCAGCATTAATGACGTTCCCCGCAAGGCAATCACAATGGGAATCAGAAGTATCATGTTTGCAAAACGCATCCTTTTAGTTGTAAGTGGTGCTGATAAAGCCGACGCACTTTACAAGACAATCTATGGTCCGATCACACCACAGGTTCCGGCTTCCATCTTACAGCTCCATCCAAATGTTTCCATCGTTGCAGATGAAGCAGCTCTTAGATAA
- a CDS encoding ROK family protein, translating into MSNGKTYLGVDIGGTSVKLGLVDEQGVIRYSEAYDVAFDRYETPILKTVLKSMKLFLAEHEVTEQELAGIGVSATGGIDTVNGVVIGSAGHIQNWEGSRIKEEMEKMFHLPTTVLNDANAAALGEMWIGAAADRRNVIVMTVGTGVGGGIIVDSKILLGANGLAGEIGHIVINSDGELCSCGNHGCMEHYGSTTALIRRVRDAASCGKIILPEEQELDGRFIFSEAEKGSTAMLELLDSWIDDIASGLVGLVHIFNPELILIGGGVSAQKELFIDRLREKVMARCMPHFVKHLELKAAELGNDAGLIGAVYYCIQQNIL; encoded by the coding sequence ATGAGTAACGGAAAAACATATTTGGGTGTGGATATAGGTGGTACATCCGTAAAACTTGGGCTTGTAGATGAACAGGGTGTAATCCGGTATAGTGAGGCTTACGATGTTGCATTTGACAGGTATGAGACACCGATTCTTAAGACAGTTTTAAAAAGTATGAAATTGTTTCTTGCGGAACACGAGGTGACGGAACAGGAGCTGGCGGGAATTGGTGTGTCGGCTACCGGCGGCATTGATACGGTAAATGGTGTTGTCATCGGATCAGCAGGGCATATTCAAAACTGGGAAGGAAGCCGGATCAAAGAGGAGATGGAAAAAATGTTTCATCTCCCGACGACGGTATTGAACGATGCCAATGCGGCGGCTCTTGGAGAAATGTGGATCGGAGCTGCAGCAGACCGTCGGAATGTTATTGTAATGACGGTTGGGACTGGTGTTGGAGGTGGAATCATTGTAGATTCTAAGATCCTTCTGGGCGCAAATGGTCTTGCCGGTGAGATCGGACATATTGTGATAAACAGTGATGGTGAGCTGTGTTCGTGTGGCAATCATGGCTGTATGGAGCATTATGGTTCAACCACTGCTCTGATTCGCAGAGTCAGAGATGCGGCATCCTGCGGGAAGATAATACTTCCGGAAGAACAGGAACTGGACGGAAGATTTATTTTTTCGGAAGCAGAAAAGGGCAGCACTGCAATGTTGGAACTGCTTGATTCCTGGATCGATGACATTGCCTCCGGTCTGGTCGGACTGGTTCATATCTTTAATCCCGAACTGATTTTGATTGGTGGGGGAGTCTCGGCACAAAAGGAGCTGTTTATTGACCGTCTGAGGGAAAAAGTGATGGCAAGATGTATGCCTCATTTTGTGAAGCATCTTGAACTAAAGGCGGCTGAACTTGGAAATGATGCAGGCTTGATTGGAGCAGTATATTATTGTATACAACAGAATATTCTGTAG
- a CDS encoding transporter, with protein sequence MQTLQVIVILAIFLAGVALMMTKKMPAILALPCMGILIAVVAGVPFISSDAETQSITSYVIAGGASRLASTIIVTVFGAIFAKVIQKEGISDAIIRKAAELAGDKPVMIALALTAATALIFTAMSGAGPVIMVAQIAIPLLLSAGIEPIVAASLVLFGLNIGLLFNVSQYQIYVDTIGMDMEVIKTSSIVMGLICAVVTVAYILINVNKKTVRSTWAMNAGTNSKKVNPVAMLMPLLPIVLVFFFKWNAETSLVVAIIVTALITKPSSSIQVLSSSMVEGIKDVAGVIGLMIGIGILLNGVAAQKTSALMQPIISVILPSNPIMYIVIFTVLSPLALYRGPLNMYGLGSGLANIFLTAGKLSAPAVGMALRSTSVVQCVSDPTNTQNVIVADYAKVDVNDILKSTLPYTMVMALGILIYAAVALF encoded by the coding sequence ATGCAGACGTTACAGGTAATAGTAATTTTGGCAATCTTCTTAGCGGGAGTTGCTCTTATGATGACAAAAAAGATGCCAGCGATTTTAGCACTTCCATGTATGGGAATTTTAATCGCAGTAGTAGCAGGAGTTCCATTTATATCAAGTGATGCAGAAACACAGAGTATTACTTCTTATGTAATTGCAGGTGGAGCATCCCGTCTTGCGAGCACCATTATTGTTACCGTATTTGGTGCAATTTTTGCAAAAGTAATTCAGAAAGAGGGAATTTCAGATGCCATTATCCGTAAGGCAGCAGAGCTGGCAGGGGATAAGCCGGTTATGATCGCTTTGGCACTGACTGCTGCAACGGCACTGATCTTTACTGCTATGAGTGGTGCAGGTCCTGTTATTATGGTCGCTCAGATTGCAATTCCGCTGTTACTGTCTGCGGGAATTGAGCCGATCGTGGCAGCAAGTCTCGTACTTTTTGGATTAAACATTGGACTTCTTTTTAATGTATCGCAGTACCAGATTTATGTAGATACCATTGGAATGGATATGGAGGTTATTAAAACATCTTCCATCGTGATGGGACTGATCTGTGCGGTTGTGACGGTTGCATATATTTTAATCAATGTAAATAAAAAGACAGTCAGAAGTACATGGGCAATGAATGCTGGAACCAACTCTAAAAAGGTTAATCCGGTTGCCATGCTGATGCCGCTTCTTCCTATCGTACTGGTATTTTTCTTTAAGTGGAATGCGGAGACAAGCTTGGTGGTAGCAATTATTGTAACAGCATTAATTACGAAGCCGTCTTCAAGTATTCAGGTTCTTTCAAGCTCCATGGTAGAGGGAATTAAGGATGTGGCAGGAGTCATCGGTCTGATGATTGGTATTGGAATTCTTTTAAATGGAGTGGCAGCACAGAAAACATCTGCTCTGATGCAGCCAATCATTAGTGTGATTCTTCCATCAAACCCGATTATGTACATTGTAATTTTTACAGTTCTTTCTCCACTGGCTCTGTATCGTGGACCGTTAAATATGTACGGTCTTGGCTCTGGTCTCGCAAATATTTTCCTGACAGCAGGAAAACTGAGTGCACCAGCAGTTGGTATGGCACTTCGTAGTACCAGCGTGGTACAGTGTGTATCAGACCCGACAAACACACAGAATGTCATCGTAGCAGATTATGCAAAAGTCGATGTTAATGATATTTTGAAATCAACACTTCCATACACCATGGTAATGGCACTTGGAATCTTGATTTACGCAGCAGTAGCATTATTCTAA
- a CDS encoding FAD-dependent oxidoreductase yields the protein MYQWDKIKVIGNYDTVVVGGGTAGAAAGIRAAKEGNRVLIVEKSLALGGAAVNALVNPMMESFVEHGEIFHEIERRLKEKGVTTRDGIMEYVHSTAEAKALVLEEMFLEYGGGILYDAVLTDCQVKDQKIEKIFVTTEEGVYAIEAEQFVDATGDAVLSRMAGVAYTAGDENGNNQMTSLRFEMGGIDVEKYRAYCLSLNDEFSPLVKGYFFESAMVRNKNFKLEPVFRKGVELGYLKEEDLVYYQCFSIPDQPGCMTFNCPHISSMKKNTDVWARSRAVTEGHQMIFRLVSFLKACMPGFEHAYLIREASALGVRESYRIVGKYVLSEDDYIKRARFEDAVAKGDWYIDVHSATKGLVHMEKYQRGEYYEIPYRCLINEQVDNLLTIGRCISTTFLAQASIRIQPTVIDMGDAAGKACADAHTKQTALSKFEGKNLI from the coding sequence ATGTATCAATGGGATAAAATAAAGGTGATTGGAAACTACGACACAGTTGTAGTTGGCGGTGGCACTGCCGGGGCGGCAGCGGGAATCCGTGCGGCAAAAGAAGGAAACAGGGTTTTGATCGTGGAAAAAAGCCTTGCACTTGGCGGGGCGGCTGTCAATGCGCTGGTGAATCCGATGATGGAGTCTTTTGTTGAACATGGAGAGATATTTCATGAGATTGAGAGACGCCTGAAAGAAAAAGGGGTCACTACCAGAGATGGCATTATGGAATATGTACATTCCACAGCAGAGGCAAAAGCACTTGTGTTAGAGGAGATGTTTCTGGAATATGGAGGCGGGATATTATATGATGCAGTGCTGACCGACTGTCAGGTAAAAGATCAGAAAATTGAAAAGATTTTTGTGACGACTGAGGAAGGTGTATATGCGATAGAGGCAGAACAATTTGTTGACGCCACCGGGGATGCGGTTCTTTCAAGAATGGCGGGAGTAGCATATACCGCCGGGGATGAGAACGGAAATAACCAGATGACATCGCTGCGTTTTGAGATGGGTGGCATTGATGTCGAAAAATACCGGGCATACTGTTTGTCTTTAAATGATGAATTTTCTCCGCTGGTAAAAGGATACTTTTTTGAATCTGCAATGGTGCGGAATAAGAATTTTAAACTTGAACCGGTTTTTCGAAAAGGGGTGGAACTTGGATATCTGAAAGAGGAAGATCTCGTTTACTACCAGTGTTTTTCCATTCCAGATCAGCCGGGTTGTATGACATTTAACTGTCCGCATATCAGTAGTATGAAGAAGAATACCGATGTGTGGGCACGGAGCAGAGCTGTAACGGAAGGACATCAGATGATCTTCCGGCTGGTTTCATTTTTAAAGGCATGTATGCCGGGATTTGAACATGCGTATCTGATTCGGGAAGCATCAGCACTCGGTGTCCGGGAATCCTACCGTATTGTCGGAAAATATGTGCTGAGTGAAGACGATTACATAAAGAGAGCCAGATTCGAAGATGCGGTGGCAAAAGGAGACTGGTATATTGATGTACACTCTGCAACGAAAGGACTTGTCCATATGGAGAAGTATCAGAGGGGAGAATACTATGAGATTCCATACCGGTGTCTTATCAATGAGCAGGTCGACAATCTGTTAACAATCGGCAGATGTATTTCTACAACATTTCTGGCTCAGGCGAGTATCCGTATCCAGCCGACGGTGATTGATATGGGAGATGCGGCAGGAAAGGCATGTGCGGATGCACATACAAAGCAGACTGCACTGAGTAAGTTTGAGGGGAAAAATTTGATATAA
- a CDS encoding MurR/RpiR family transcriptional regulator: MKNSRYIIFNQNETKGQIEAAQSDMTQVEHTIANYFLNNEELTDFSSKRISALLYVSEATLSRFAKKCGFKGYREFIFAYEKDLKEEKNGTVSEKDISLFTKKVQSSYQKLLQENFKLLDENQIRRIAGLLNVSRRVFVYGMGSSGNVAEEFQLRFMRIGLDVTAVTDSQMIQMSAALVEERMLVIAISLSGTTREIVESIRIAKSRNAKVIFITANPAPETAARCDEVLRVAYLKNLDTGTKISPQFSILVMIDILYSYYFANDSYFKAQKYKETLSAIQGKHKGAMEDVKKEKIRNE; encoded by the coding sequence TTGAAGAATAGCAGATATATAATTTTTAACCAGAATGAGACGAAAGGCCAGATTGAGGCTGCGCAGTCGGATATGACGCAGGTAGAGCACACGATTGCCAATTATTTTCTAAATAATGAGGAGCTGACAGATTTTTCATCCAAGCGGATATCAGCACTGCTCTATGTATCCGAGGCAACATTGTCACGCTTTGCAAAAAAATGTGGATTTAAGGGATACCGTGAATTTATTTTTGCATACGAAAAGGACTTAAAAGAGGAAAAAAATGGAACAGTCAGTGAGAAAGATATCAGTCTGTTTACCAAGAAGGTACAGAGCAGTTATCAGAAGCTGCTGCAGGAAAATTTTAAATTGCTTGATGAGAACCAGATCCGCCGGATTGCCGGACTGTTAAATGTAAGCCGGCGTGTGTTTGTCTATGGAATGGGAAGTTCCGGCAATGTCGCAGAGGAATTTCAGCTCCGTTTTATGAGGATCGGACTGGATGTGACTGCGGTAACAGATTCACAGATGATACAGATGAGTGCAGCACTGGTTGAGGAGAGGATGCTTGTCATTGCAATTTCTCTCAGTGGAACGACGAGAGAGATTGTGGAAAGTATCCGCATCGCAAAAAGCAGAAATGCAAAAGTAATCTTTATCACTGCGAATCCGGCACCGGAGACGGCGGCAAGATGTGATGAAGTGTTAAGGGTTGCCTATCTGAAAAACCTGGATACAGGTACGAAAATTTCACCACAGTTTTCGATTCTGGTCATGATCGATATTTTGTATTCGTATTATTTTGCAAATGATTCGTATTTTAAGGCACAGAAATATAAAGAGACTTTATCTGCCATACAAGGAAAACATAAGGGTGCAATGGAAGATGTAAAAAAGGAGAAAATCCGGAATGAGTAA